Within Vicia villosa cultivar HV-30 ecotype Madison, WI linkage group LG1, Vvil1.0, whole genome shotgun sequence, the genomic segment ATATACACAGATAAAATTTTCACATACCAAAAGTTCCTGAGCCGACAGTCTATTCCTCGGATCTTTCTGTAGACTAAACAAAGAGACAATTGAAAGATCAGAACAAGACTCATGAAACGCACACAGTGACATAGAGTTCATAAAAAAATAACCAGCTGAATTACGATGAAAGGTGCCTACTTTTGAGAAATGTTTATCCAGATATGGAGACTGGTCTATGAAATTAGGAAACATATCTTGAAAATTAAAATGTTAATGAAAATAAGGTAAGCAAATGCTTTAAATTTTCATTATTATTGTCTCCATAGATATCTACGAAATTAAGGCTCCtcaaacatataaacaaatatcTGCATAACACTTTAGAAACTGATAGCTTTATTTAAAAGTGTAGTACGTGCATATGTGTGTTCATTCTTTGGGTGAGTTAGAACTCCTGCTAGCACATTACTAGTTAGCAAACAAAACAATTACCATGCAGAGATAAATGAGCAAAATTCTGGAGAAAATTGTTCAGATGGAGCACTAGGAGGAGGCTTGTCGACAATAGTTTCAATAAGCTCAAATATACTTTCCCATCTTTCACTTTGATCTGGTGGCATATATGGAAACCGCCCCATAGCACACTCAAGCAATATTAGTCCCAAACTCCATATATCACTTTTGTAGTTGTAGCCACCCTGGCCTCCATTGATTCTCTCTGGCTGTAAAATTGACATGGTGGATTTTATTTTCCATGAAACGGTGTTTAATTTTCTTGTAGTAAAATAATATGCATACATGATTTCATATTTTACTTACAGACATATAGTTGTACGTGCCAATGAAAGTATTTGCTTGACCAGATGTACTTTCCATAATTGCACTAACACCAAAATCAGTAATCTTTACTTCGCCAGTATGGTTTATCAACAAATTAGAAGGCTTCAAGTCTCTGTGGATAATATGTCTTTCATGGTGAAGATATGCCAAACCCTTTAGAACCTATAtcattacaaaaagaaaaaaaaaagggattAGCTCCTGTTTAGGTTCAGTAAAGATAATTTAGAGCGGGAAGACTGAAGAACAACAATGTATTACTCCTCACCTGCTTACATATGGCAGAAAGACGAGGCTCTGGAATTGTTTTAActttcttcagaagatcagccaaGGAACCTCCATCCATGTACTCTAAGATGATTGATATGACACCATTATCATAGAATGATTGGTAGCAGACAACAACATAAGGACATTGTGCTGCTTGATTAATTTTCAGCTCTTTAGCTATCTGCTTGCGCACGGACTCTTCAATATTCATTTGAATTGTCTGTAATTGTGAAGAACGGATACATAAGGGATTAAAGAACAAGGTGGAATGGAAATACAAGAATAGCATTAACATTGTTATATATCAGATAAAACGAAAGTAATTAGTTCATAAGTTCAAATAGCTACTATTAGGAAAATCATAATATAGAAGCATTGGCCTTTCAAGTTCGAAAACAAGAATACTAGATTGCAAAACTAGCAGGCATGAAGAGAAACAACTGAAATCGACTAAAAGGAAAAAGGGGGTAGCCAAAAAAGAAATTTCTAATATTGAGCTGTGGAGAATTGATAACCTTAGCTCAAATGTTGTCTGAATTCACATCATAACTTATATTTGTCTCATTCAAAGATTGATTAAAATATATCAGATTCTAGGGAAGAAACCTGTGTCTCGATTATTAATTTAAACTAAATACAATTCAAAGGTCCAAAGTTGGGTGAACAAAAAGATGATGTTCTGACATGATTGAAAATAAACCTCCTATAACAAAATAAGAATCAATTGAATACTCAGAGGAAATAGATAACTCTTAATGAAATTGTGTCATTTAACACTGAGTGAAAAACCAACATTTTCTGAAACAAACGGATAGTATGCGCTTTAGTGACAAAAACCATATAAACAAGACAAGTTCTAGATTGTCCTTGCTCAATTTAACGGGTGTAAAAGAAGAGCAAAATTAGGAATGATATTTTTTTTGGACAGACAAATATTGGTGGTTAGTTAGAGAAGAAAAGAAACGTGAGAAAAGAAAATGCAAATTCACAGCAAGGTATGATAAGTATACCTTTAATGCGAAAAACTGATTGGTCCATTTGTGTTGCACCAATTGCACCACCCCTCCATTTCCCTTCCCAACAACTTTCACTATGTCGATGTCCGCCAAACTTAACTGGTTGTCTGTTGCCTTGATTGGTGGTGGCTGAAAACATATAGCATATGGTTAACCCATACATAAGATTTAGTCAGGATTCAGCCATCACATGTAatgtaaccaaaaaaaataaataaagcaggAAAAATGACCAAATTCCGTTGCCTAATTATAACGATAAACACAATGGTTGGGGTTATCCGATTTTTTTAACCGAGTCACTAATAAAAGTGTGAATATGAATCAATTATGGGTCCTCATTAACATGCCAAGAATCTACTATCAATTTATTTAGCTTTCTAAAATATATGACCAAACAAAAGCATCAAAGACAAGTATGCATTGAAATAAAGCAGTAATGAAGTACTTTCAAATGATTCTAGCAAATCTCACACAAGATTATGGTGGAAACAAAGGGTTCATTACTTGGACGCAACTGTTACAATATGTCCGGATTGATGGTAGAGGATGAAATGTAATGTAATGAAATAAAGGATACCatctagtatttttttttttaaatttgactaGACTATTTCATTCTATTCCACTTCATTCCATCCCATTTTACTAATCCAAACATACCCCTTGGCAGTTTCCCTGAGTTCCAgccaaagaaaacataaaaaagaGCCATGGATGCTATGAAACACGGACACCAGACACGACAACGACACTAACACGTCAACACCGGTAATAATTTGaaggaaaaaaatgaataaactaaACATAATCATACGAACACTGACATGGACACACCTTTTTTCtgaggtgtcggtgctacataaagtgtgtgtgtgtgcgcgcgcgcgcgTGATGTGAGGAAGTGAGGAATCCAACATTATCTAAGAATATTAGGCTCTCAACCCcaacaaaaaaccctaaaaaaaataccTTTTCCCTTTAGATTTTACCCAAATCACAAGTaggaacaaaaaaaaaaaatccacccATTCAGGTAATAAAAACCTCAAAATAAGACAGCTACATAAAACTCAGAAAACCCTTTTTACAAGAAAATCTAATTCATCAGATCCAAAAGATGAAAAGCAAAGAAAACAACTGAATTAAAAAACTTCAAAGCGAATAATGCAGAGAAAAGAATTGATAAAGTTAGTTACAGCTTCAACTTCAGACTGAGAGACAATCCGAACTCCATCTCTGTTAACAAGCAGATCTCCATCCTTAAACGTTCCACTCTCAGTCCTACAAAACAAAAccac encodes:
- the LOC131629640 gene encoding mitogen-activated protein kinase kinase 2-like, translated to MNRGNLGLGLKLSVPATDQVAFAKFLTESGTFKDGDLLVNRDGVRIVSQSEVEAPPPIKATDNQLSLADIDIVKVVGKGNGGVVQLVQHKWTNQFFALKTIQMNIEESVRKQIAKELKINQAAQCPYVVVCYQSFYDNGVISIILEYMDGGSLADLLKKVKTIPEPRLSAICKQVLKGLAYLHHERHIIHRDLKPSNLLINHTGEVKITDFGVSAIMESTSGQANTFIGTYNYMSPERINGGQGGYNYKSDIWSLGLILLECAMGRFPYMPPDQSERWESIFELIETIVDKPPPSAPSEQFSPEFCSFISACLQKDPRNRLSAQELLELPFISMYDDQHVDLSAYFSKAGSPLATL